A window of Photobacterium toruni genomic DNA:
TAACTGACTATATTTACATTATTTTTCGTACAAGTGTACGCTCAAATATGAATACACCCCAGCAAATGAATAATTTATACCCGATAAAAAACCACAATATAAAGAATTTTAAGCATAATCTATTTAATCAGACCATTTTATAAGATAGCTTTTAACGCATTTTATTGCTGCGGGTATGATTTACGCCATTATTTCGATCAACAATAAGCTTTTTTATAACATGAATAAAAATAAAATCACTTTAGCATTAGCGATTACTGCTGCTGTAGGCATCAGCAATCAAGCTACCGCTGCAGGTTTTCAGTTAGCTGAATATTCAGCAACGGGCCTAGGACGAGCTTTCGCTGGTGAAGCTGCAATGGCAGATAACGCCAGCGCCCAGTTCCGCAACCCCGCAATGCTAACGTATTTAACAGGCATCCAAATTTCTACGGGTGCTATTTATGTTGATCCCAATATTGATATTACTGGCACCCATTCATTATTAGGTCAAACTGGTAGTTCTGATTTTGCTAATAACGCCGTTATCCCTAATTTTTATTTTTCTCGCCCATTAACGGATAAAGCAACAATTGGTATTGCGTTTGGTACGCATTTTGGCATGCGTACCGACCTTGGTACTGATTTTAAAGCTGCTATGTTTGGTAACCAAGCTGAAATTCATACCGTTGAGATCAACCCTAACCTTGGTTACAAAATTAATGACCAATTAAGTGTGGGGGCAGGTGTACGTTATGTGATGGCAAGCGGTCACTTTGGTGCGGCAGTACCAACAAATGCATCATTAGGTATGCTGCAACCCCTAGCAGGGAAAAATCTTAAGTTCATGGAAGGTGAAGATAATGCATGGGGCTGGCAAGCAGGCACCGCATGGCAGATTAACGCGAATAACCGCATTGGTGTTAGCTACCAATCAGCGGTTAAACTCAACCTTGAAGGTCATGCTAATGGTATTGGTTTTGATGGTACAGGTAAAGGTTCATACGCAGGTACATTACCAATCGAACTACCCGCATCTGCTGAAATAGCTAGCTTCCACCAATTAAATGATCAGTGGGCTGTGCATGCAAGTGTTAACTGGACCGATTGGAGTGCCTTTGAAAAACTAGAAGCCAATATTCCAGATCTTAATGGCCCTGTAGATATCAAACCAGAAAATTGGAAAGACAACTACCGCTTTGCTGTTGGTACGACTTACCAAGCAACCAATAAGCTAGTTTTACGTTCTGGTATTGCCTATGACACGTCAGCGGTTGATGAAGCGAACCGAACCCAAACCATTCCTGAAACTGATCGTACATGGTTAAGTGTTGGTGCAGGTTATGCATGGTCTGAAAACCTAACCTTCGATGCTGGCTTTACTTATATTTTTGCTAAAAAAGCCCACATGCTTGAGCAAGAAAAAGGCAGCGGTGCTATCGGCGAGATGCTAGGCCAATTTGACGGTCAAACATCTGGTCACATTTGGCTTGCAGGTGTACAGGCAAGTTACCGCTTCTAACCTGATATGTATTAGCAGTAATAAAAAGACCGCCTATTATGGCTAACACCTATCACTTAAGGTGTTTGGAACGAACTGGATAACGAGTTTTATTGATACGAACGGCTCTCTGCTTGGGCCGTTTTCTTCGTTCAGGTAATATGTAACGCTTTACTTGTTTTCTCATTGCTCTCAGTTTTTGAGGAATTGAACCTGGTGAAGCGATGGCACACCACATTAATTCATCTTGAATATCTCTTAACGCCATCATAAAACTTATCCGTAATGGTGAAACATTCGCTTCTGCCGCTATTCTACTTATTTCTAAGCGAACAAGATTATAAGCTATCAATATTCCCCAGATTTCTTGCTCAATACCTTCTACTGATTGACTACGCAATAATATTTCATCTTCAAGCATGTCATGTTTTATTTCACCATAACTGTTTTCTATCTCCCAACGTTCGAAATAAACATCAAGCAAAGCTTGATAGTTATAATGGTCACCAACTAAGGAAGTAAGAAGCCCTTGGATATGATTTTTTTGAGTTTTTTCTGGATACAGCACTAATCTAGCCTGCCATTTTTCAGGCAGGCTTGGGTCTTTAGTTCTGGCATATTTGGATACATCCATTTCTACAATCAAATCTCGTCCTGCTTCATCAAGCTGCTTAATGACGGTATATCGTGTATTAGACTTAATTGGAGTCATCCAATGACTCGAACCATGCTGACGTTGCCAATTAATCATCAACTCGGCGCCAAGATAACATCGGTCAAAAATAGTTAAAGAATCTGGCGCTATTGAAGATATAAGCTGTTTAGCATAGTTCTCCTCACCAATATTGCTGGGACCAAATGCTACGTTATGTATTAAACGACTACGAAGGGAGCATAAAGCACACAACCTGACGATAGGGTATTCTGTATGCTGTATGCTGTATCTTACCGTGTTTGACATACTGAAAGTGATTCGCTAACTCTGGAGTATCATGACTTCTAAATTGAGTTCCATCGACAGAGAAAAGGCGCAAGCCTTTCCATGTGTCTTTGCTATCTTCGGCTTTCGTCCAATATTTGGCCGTGAGTGAGAAAAGTGCTTTTAGAGGCTGTGCTGTCAATCGTTTTCGCGCCTGAGGGATAGCACTTGGTGCAATAGAATCACCTTGTGATCGCGATAATTGCAAATCAAGTTTATTTAAAACATCGGTTATCGATCTATTACGATATAGACCAATTCCAACGATTAACCAAACAACCAATTCCGCAGGTAATTTTCGTCTGCGTATACTGGCCTTATTGGTTTCATCTAATGCTTGTTGAATCCACTCAAGAGGTAAGTCTCTTTGAAATAATGAGAGTGATTCTGGTGCTGCAAACGCATCTACATCAATGAGCCAATGTGACAACATAAAAAATACCCTCAGTTTTGCAAAACTGAGGGTATTTTTAACTATCTGAAAGATCATGCAACCTATCAATTTCTTAAGTGATAGGTGTTAGCCTATTATGGCGGTCTTTTTATATTGATGCAGCAATAAAATTAATCGTTATCGATTTCATCTAAATAGCTATCATCAAATGTTTCAGCTACCGGTTGAGTGCTTACTTTGCCATCACTCGCGGTAAAATTCTTATATTGAATATACGCATCACGAGTGAAGATATATGGATCTGGCGAATTATTTAGGATCGCTTCTTGGTTAACTAATGCAGCACGATCTTCCATACCCTCAAAGATCCACTTACCTAAGCCTTCCCAGAAGTTTAATAGACTCAATGGTAAATATAAATCATCAACTGAATCAGTAAAGCCTCTAAACGTAATCGGACCATAAACAGGTAGCATCAAATAAGGACCATTACCAACACCGTAATAGCCTAATGTGTCACCAAAATCACGATCTTGTACTTTATTAATATCTGCTGCTGATGCAATATCAATCAAACCCGCTAAACCAAAAACAGTATTAATCCAAAAGCGGTTAAAATGGGTTAACGCATCTTTGCCATGTAGTGTTAATAGGCTATTCACCATACTTGCAGGCTCATCAAGATTTGATAAAAAATTAGCGATACCTGTACGTGCAAATGACGGTGTATAGTTCACATAAGCCAATGAGATTGGGCGAGCAACATATGGATCTAAATAATTAAAGTTTAAATCCCACATCGTGCGGTTAAAACCTTCAAACGGATCGTATACAGCATTTGCCGCAGTATTGTCACCATCAATATGATCAACAACGTTAGTTGATACCGTTTGTTCAGTCGCTTTATCGGGTGATTGAGCACAGCCCACCATGCCGATGCTTAAAACAATTATCAGTAATAGCTTTCTATTCAAAACATACACCTAATAAAAAACAGGCTGAATTCTCATATTCAGCCTGTCTTATTCACTTTAGCAATAAATTAATTAATATTGCTTATTAATGACAAACGCTGTTTCGCCGCCTAAAGGAGTTTGGCTACTTTGACCGTACCAATCACCTTGTTTGGTCATCACGTTACTATCGCTATCCACACGTGCTTTAATGATCATCTCTGATAATGATGATAGTTGTCGTTGTGGAATCATGCTGTCTTTATCTGTTAACGTCACCGTTAATGGAAATGTCGTTGATAATGGCAATTTCACAGCAGCAATTGGCATTGGTGAACCATCAGCATCATACACAGAAATAATAATATTTCCCTGCTTTGGCAACACAACGTTTTTACCTAGTGCTATAGTAGCAGTAACTTGCTTATCTGTATCAACATTTTGTGTTTCAGATACAGGTGCCTTCTCATCAATAGCCGTTGGATCAGGTGCAACTTTTGAACCATCACCATTTCCAATCCGCATTTTCGCTCGTTCAATACTACGTGTTAGCATTGGCGTACGTGAATCATTCGGACCAATAAGCGTTTTCATCATCGTCCAGTAATCGACGGCCTGTTGATAATGTTTATGTTCAAAGGCATCAAACGCTAATAACGACAATGCTTGAACGTTAGTATGATCACTTTTGATCACCTGACGTAAAAGTTGACGAGCGAGATCACTTTGACCAGGTCTACCACTTAGCATCAATGTTTGCGCGTAGCCTAAACGAATATCAAGATCAACCGGATTAAGATCATAAGCGCGTTTCATTGCCATTTCAGCCGTTGCACCATCGCGGTTAGCAATAGCAATACGCCCTAACAGTAACCATCCCATTGGATCATCACCGTCTTTGTGCAATTTAGTACGCAACGCTAAGGTCAAATCAGACATGTCTTGATCAGACAGCGGTTCGTTAGAAGCGTTATCACCCATTAATCGTTGTGTTAGCTCTGGTAAGCGATTAACGGCTTGATGCCATGCTTCAACTTTAGCACTACTACCGACTGCGCCATAAACACCATAACAAATACCCACTATCAAAATAAGACCTGGTACAATCATTGCGGGGCTAACATGGGTTGCTTGTTTCTTTTCAGCAACAGGTAAGTCATCCAATAATGTTTGTTGTAAGTCAGACACCATATCTTGCTGACTATCGACCAAACCTTCTTGGGATTCTTCTTCAAGTTCATGAATACGATCTTTAAAGAAGGCTTTATTTAGTTCATCTCGGCTTGCCGTATCGTCATATTCTTTACCGACATACATCGGAATTACAAAGATGGCGATCGCAATTAAAACCAAAACAGCGGTTAAAATCCAAAACAGCGTCATTTATTTACCTTTGTTTGATTATTGGTAGCTTCAGTATCTTGCTGCGCCATTTCAGCCAACAACCCCTGCAAACGTTCCGACTCAACATCATCAAGTGGTTCATCTTTCGCTAATTCACTTTTTTTGCGTGAACGATAAACCAAGATGGTAAAACCAATAACAATAAAACCAATAGGCCCTGCCCATAAGATCATTGTTGATGCCGTCACAGCAGGATCGTAAGTTACAAAATTACCGTAACGCGCAATCATATAATCAATGACTTGCTGGTTGGTTTTGCCTTCTTTTAACAGTTCAAACGTCTTCATGCGCATATCTTCTGCTAAGGTTGCATTAGAATCGGCAATACTGTTATTTTGACATTTAGGACAACGTAAAGTCTCTGTTAGCTCTTGAAACTGCTTCTCTTGTGCCGGATTTTTAAAATCATACACATCAATTGCAGCCAATGCTGGCGCAACCATTGAAAAGGTCAGTCCTAGTGCGAACATTAAAGCAAAAAAGCGTTTCATCATGCTTTTGCCTCCGCTTGCTTGTTGTTAGCCTTTGCTTCCGCTTGTAATTTTTTATACAACGGCTCAAGAGTTTTGTTCCAGTTTTCTGGATTAACATCTCCCACATGGCGGTAACGAATAATACCATTAGCATCAATTAAGAATGTTTCAGGTGCGCCATAAACGCCCAGATCCATTCCTAACATGCCATTACCATCAAACAGAGAAATCATATAAGGATTTCCCAGTTCTTTAAGCCATCTAATCGCTTTAGGTCGCTGATCTTTGTAGTTTAAACCAATGATCTTCACCCCTTGTTCAGCAAGAGTATTTAGATATTGGTGTTCAGCTTGACAGGTTGGACACCATGTCGCCCACACATTTAAGAGTAATGGCTGACCTTTAAAGATCGTTTGCTGATATTCTTTACCAGGCTCAAACAAATCTTCTAGCTTAAAGGCTGGTACCGGTTTACCCACTAATACTGATTCAAGTTTTGTCGGATCATCACCTGCTGCGTTGCGGCTTAGTTGGACCATAAACATCACAACTAACCCTAAAAACAGCACTAAAGGAATAAATAATAGCTTCTTATTCATTAGTTAGCTTCGCCTCCGATTTTTGCTCATTTGCAGCAATATTCGCTGGTTTACGGAATCGGTAACGCTTATCGCTAATTGCAAAAGCACCACCAAGCGCCATCAAGAACGCCCCCATCCACATCCAGTTAACAAATGGTTTGTAGTAAATACGTACAGCCCATGCGCCGTCATTACCTAAACGCTCACCCATCGCAACATATAGATCACGAGTAAAGCCACTATCAATTGCAGCTTCTGTCATCATTGAACCGGCAACCGTGTAGTAACGTTTTTCTGCATGCAACGTTGTAATGTCAATACCACGACGACTAATTTCAAAGTCAGCCACATAGCCATCATAGTTAGAACCATCTGCATCGCGTAAACCTGCAAAATGGAAGTCATAGCCTTTAACGTTAACAGATTGTCCTGGTGACAAACGTAAATCACGTTCAATACCGTAATTTGATACTAATGTCATGCCAATGATAGCAATTGCTAACCCTAAGTGGCCTAACATCATCGCCCAGTGACTACGCCCTAATTTACCCAAACCTTCAAGGAAAGAGTGACGGTGCGTTGCACGACGGTAGATTTCAACTAAGTGCAGTACAATAATCCACACGGCCATCATTACACCGACAACCGCTAATGGCTCAACGACGCTTGCTGTTAAGTAAATAGCTAAGAATGAGAATGGAACAGTAAATACCGCACTCCATAACATTGGTTTAGCAATAGAAGCAAAGTTATCTCGCTTCCAACGAACCAGAGGACCGATACCCATTAAGAATGAGAATGGCACCATTAACCACGTAAACAACGTATTAAAGAACGGTTCACCAATAGAAACAGAACCTAAGCCTAATTGCTTATGAACTAACGGTAACAACGTACCAATTAATACCACTAATAACGCTGCAACTAATAATAAGTTGTTGGCTAACAAGAAGTTCTCACGAGAGAACAGTGCATAGTTACCACGAGAACGAATTTGACCACCACGTAGTGCATAAAGTAGTAATGAACCACCAATAACTACCACTAAGAAGCCAAGAATAAACATACCGCGCGATGGATCTGACGCAAATGCGTGCACAGAAACCAAGACGCCAGAACGTACTAAGAATGTACCCAATAAACTTAATGAGAATGCAGAAATTGCCAGTAATACAGTCCACGCTTTAAAAGTACCGCGCTTTTCAGTCACTGATAGTGAGTGCATTAATGCTGTACCCGCAAGCCATGGCATTAATGATGCGTTTTCTACTGGATCCCAGAACCACCAGCCACCCCAACCAAGTTCGTAGTAAGCCCACCATGAACCTAGTGCGATACCTAAAGTTAGAAATGACCATGCTGCAATTGTCCACGGACGTGACCAACGTGCCCAAGCCGTATCCAAACGCCCTGTCATTAATGATGCAATAGCAAAAGAAAACGCAACCGAGAAACCAACATA
This region includes:
- a CDS encoding outer membrane protein transport protein, which encodes MNKNKITLALAITAAVGISNQATAAGFQLAEYSATGLGRAFAGEAAMADNASAQFRNPAMLTYLTGIQISTGAIYVDPNIDITGTHSLLGQTGSSDFANNAVIPNFYFSRPLTDKATIGIAFGTHFGMRTDLGTDFKAAMFGNQAEIHTVEINPNLGYKINDQLSVGAGVRYVMASGHFGAAVPTNASLGMLQPLAGKNLKFMEGEDNAWGWQAGTAWQINANNRIGVSYQSAVKLNLEGHANGIGFDGTGKGSYAGTLPIELPASAEIASFHQLNDQWAVHASVNWTDWSAFEKLEANIPDLNGPVDIKPENWKDNYRFAVGTTYQATNKLVLRSGIAYDTSAVDEANRTQTIPETDRTWLSVGAGYAWSENLTFDAGFTYIFAKKAHMLEQEKGSGAIGEMLGQFDGQTSGHIWLAGVQASYRF
- a CDS encoding MlaA family lipoprotein; the protein is MNRKLLLIIVLSIGMVGCAQSPDKATEQTVSTNVVDHIDGDNTAANAVYDPFEGFNRTMWDLNFNYLDPYVARPISLAYVNYTPSFARTGIANFLSNLDEPASMVNSLLTLHGKDALTHFNRFWINTVFGLAGLIDIASAADINKVQDRDFGDTLGYYGVGNGPYLMLPVYGPITFRGFTDSVDDLYLPLSLLNFWEGLGKWIFEGMEDRAALVNQEAILNNSPDPYIFTRDAYIQYKNFTASDGKVSTQPVAETFDDSYLDEIDND
- the ccmI gene encoding c-type cytochrome biogenesis protein CcmI; this encodes MTLFWILTAVLVLIAIAIFVIPMYVGKEYDDTASRDELNKAFFKDRIHELEEESQEGLVDSQQDMVSDLQQTLLDDLPVAEKKQATHVSPAMIVPGLILIVGICYGVYGAVGSSAKVEAWHQAVNRLPELTQRLMGDNASNEPLSDQDMSDLTLALRTKLHKDGDDPMGWLLLGRIAIANRDGATAEMAMKRAYDLNPVDLDIRLGYAQTLMLSGRPGQSDLARQLLRQVIKSDHTNVQALSLLAFDAFEHKHYQQAVDYWTMMKTLIGPNDSRTPMLTRSIERAKMRIGNGDGSKVAPDPTAIDEKAPVSETQNVDTDKQVTATIALGKNVVLPKQGNIIISVYDADGSPMPIAAVKLPLSTTFPLTVTLTDKDSMIPQRQLSSLSEMIIKARVDSDSNVMTKQGDWYGQSSQTPLGGETAFVINKQY
- a CDS encoding cytochrome c-type biogenesis protein, yielding MKRFFALMFALGLTFSMVAPALAAIDVYDFKNPAQEKQFQELTETLRCPKCQNNSIADSNATLAEDMRMKTFELLKEGKTNQQVIDYMIARYGNFVTYDPAVTASTMILWAGPIGFIVIGFTILVYRSRKKSELAKDEPLDDVESERLQGLLAEMAQQDTEATNNQTKVNK
- a CDS encoding DsbE family thiol:disulfide interchange protein, with product MNKKLLFIPLVLFLGLVVMFMVQLSRNAAGDDPTKLESVLVGKPVPAFKLEDLFEPGKEYQQTIFKGQPLLLNVWATWCPTCQAEHQYLNTLAEQGVKIIGLNYKDQRPKAIRWLKELGNPYMISLFDGNGMLGMDLGVYGAPETFLIDANGIIRYRHVGDVNPENWNKTLEPLYKKLQAEAKANNKQAEAKA
- a CDS encoding heme lyase CcmF/NrfE family subunit, giving the protein MIPELGQFALIAALALSVLASIYPLYGATVGNQAMMRMARPLSYGIFGMLALSFGILSWSFYSNDFTVAYVASNSTSLLPWYYRLTAVWGGHEGSLMLWVLIQAGWAAAVARFSRGMPLDAVARVLSVMGMVAVGFLLFIIVTSNPFLRTLPDFPVQGRDLNPLLQDPGLIVHPPMLYMGYVGFSVAFSFAIASLMTGRLDTAWARWSRPWTIAAWSFLTLGIALGSWWAYYELGWGGWWFWDPVENASLMPWLAGTALMHSLSVTEKRGTFKAWTVLLAISAFSLSLLGTFLVRSGVLVSVHAFASDPSRGMFILGFLVVVIGGSLLLYALRGGQIRSRGNYALFSRENFLLANNLLLVAALLVVLIGTLLPLVHKQLGLGSVSIGEPFFNTLFTWLMVPFSFLMGIGPLVRWKRDNFASIAKPMLWSAVFTVPFSFLAIYLTASVVEPLAVVGVMMAVWIIVLHLVEIYRRATHRHSFLEGLGKLGRSHWAMMLGHLGLAIAIIGMTLVSNYGIERDLRLSPGQSVNVKGYDFHFAGLRDADGSNYDGYVADFEISRRGIDITTLHAEKRYYTVAGSMMTEAAIDSGFTRDLYVAMGERLGNDGAWAVRIYYKPFVNWMWMGAFLMALGGAFAISDKRYRFRKPANIAANEQKSEAKLTNE